In Mucilaginibacter celer, one DNA window encodes the following:
- a CDS encoding NAD-dependent epimerase/dehydratase family protein encodes MKKIVVTGYTGFVGSNLMPYLINEGFEVIGLGRTKPAGQSFAQFTYDELPQITGYDTIVHLAGKAHDLKKTADDQAYFEVNTDLTIKLFSSFLQSEASTFIYMSSVKAAADTVNGILLETDKPEPKTPYGQSKLKAEEFLLNAALPEGKRVIILRPCMIHGPGNKGNLNLLYQFVKKGIPYPLAAFQNKRSLLSINNLLFVIKAIIDKNYIVSGCYNVADDEPLATSQIIDVLAAAQNIRPKKWAINAGLIKSIAKTGDVLRLPLNSERLKKLTESYLVSNDKIKAAIGVDQMPQSATDGLTYTALNL; translated from the coding sequence ATGAAAAAGATAGTAGTAACCGGCTATACCGGTTTTGTTGGCAGCAATTTAATGCCCTATTTAATAAATGAGGGTTTTGAGGTGATTGGTTTGGGGCGAACAAAACCGGCAGGCCAATCCTTTGCCCAGTTTACTTATGATGAGCTGCCCCAAATTACCGGCTACGATACCATAGTACACCTGGCCGGCAAAGCCCATGACCTGAAAAAAACTGCCGATGACCAGGCGTATTTTGAAGTAAACACCGATCTCACTATCAAGCTTTTTAGCAGTTTTTTACAATCCGAAGCATCTACCTTTATTTATATGAGTAGTGTAAAGGCTGCTGCCGATACGGTAAACGGTATTTTGCTTGAAACCGACAAGCCCGAGCCTAAAACTCCCTACGGCCAATCCAAACTAAAAGCAGAAGAGTTTTTACTGAATGCCGCGCTGCCCGAGGGGAAACGGGTTATTATCCTAAGGCCCTGCATGATCCATGGTCCCGGTAATAAAGGTAACCTGAATCTGCTGTATCAATTTGTAAAAAAAGGAATCCCTTATCCGCTGGCTGCTTTCCAAAATAAGCGCTCATTACTATCCATAAACAACCTCCTGTTTGTTATAAAGGCTATTATAGATAAAAACTATATTGTTAGCGGATGTTATAATGTTGCCGATGATGAACCACTTGCCACATCACAAATCATCGATGTTTTGGCCGCAGCTCAGAATATCAGGCCTAAAAAATGGGCTATCAATGCCGGCCTTATCAAATCAATTGCAAAAACAGGTGATGTGTTGAGGCTCCCGCTCAACTCCGAAAGGCTTAAAAAACTTACCGAAAGCTACCTGGTAAGCAATGACAAAATAAAAGCCGCCATCGGGGTAGACCAAATGCCGCAGAGCGCAACCGATGGGCTTACCTACACCGCTTTAAACTTATAA
- a CDS encoding right-handed parallel beta-helix repeat-containing protein: MFPKKLLHNSFWLIALCMLLSACDGYGQSKAFVYKPVPADYLRDYSFVPRNKTNRDTAFDITRALPQGYVTDGSVDYTAYLQQALNSHPKVAMPNFAVMVNDAGLTLNSGQTVVFKDSSKLILKPSAPGTYEIIRIHNVENVTVYSAVILGDKTTHTGTDGQWGMGIAIRASKNITIINPKVYRCWGDGIYVGGLKNVPSQNVNIVNPLLDDNRRNGISVTSANQLSITGGVIANSNGQMPQSGIDIEPNRPTDVIDHINISDVVTYNHPKYGIVISLQQLRGRKAGETNINIKNPVDDGSGNGIAIIGRPSADDTLNGNISIVNPVYLNQGDAAIKLPLRNYGMRLHISNPVKGIKPRDFDKLKKAAQAQPGVQID; encoded by the coding sequence ATGTTCCCGAAGAAGTTGTTGCATAATAGCTTTTGGCTGATAGCCCTCTGTATGCTGCTTTCGGCATGCGATGGCTATGGGCAAAGCAAAGCTTTTGTGTACAAGCCGGTGCCTGCCGACTATTTACGAGACTACAGCTTCGTTCCCCGAAACAAAACAAACCGGGATACCGCTTTCGATATTACCCGTGCATTACCCCAGGGCTACGTTACCGATGGCTCGGTTGATTATACCGCATACCTGCAACAGGCCCTTAATAGTCACCCCAAAGTTGCTATGCCCAATTTCGCGGTGATGGTAAACGATGCCGGTTTAACTTTAAACAGCGGCCAGACGGTTGTTTTTAAAGACAGCTCGAAGCTGATTTTAAAACCCAGTGCACCGGGCACTTATGAGATTATCAGGATCCACAATGTTGAAAATGTAACGGTTTACTCGGCCGTGATTTTGGGCGATAAAACCACGCATACAGGCACCGACGGGCAATGGGGGATGGGCATTGCTATCCGGGCTTCAAAAAACATTACCATCATTAACCCCAAAGTTTACCGTTGCTGGGGCGATGGTATTTATGTTGGGGGATTGAAAAATGTGCCCTCGCAAAACGTCAATATTGTGAATCCTTTGCTGGATGATAACCGGCGAAACGGCATCTCGGTTACTTCGGCAAACCAGCTTAGCATTACCGGCGGGGTGATAGCCAACAGCAACGGGCAGATGCCCCAAAGCGGCATCGATATCGAACCTAACCGCCCTACCGATGTAATTGATCATATCAATATCAGCGATGTGGTAACCTATAATCACCCTAAATACGGCATTGTGATCTCATTGCAGCAATTGCGGGGCCGCAAAGCGGGCGAGACCAATATCAATATTAAAAACCCGGTTGATGATGGCTCGGGCAATGGTATAGCCATTATCGGCAGGCCATCGGCCGATGATACACTCAACGGAAATATCAGCATAGTAAACCCGGTTTATCTTAACCAGGGCGATGCAGCCATTAAACTGCCTTTGCGTAATTACGGTATGCGGCTGCACATCAGCAACCCCGTAAAAGGCATTAAGCCCCGCGATTTTGACAAATTGAAAAAAGCCGCGCAGGCACAGCCCGGGGTGCAGATAGATTAA
- a CDS encoding glycosyltransferase family 2 protein, with amino-acid sequence MISIITAAYNCAAYIADTIRSVQNQTVGDWEMIIIDDNSTDDTLSIIKAEAAADSRIKYLVNESNLGPAKTRNRGIELAAGKYLAFLDGDDLWLPGFIETSLNFMQAHNYPFVFASYKRVDEELNPLYTDFIVPEKVNYHSLLKTCPISCLTAVMDIERIGKFYMPDIQKRQDYGLWLSILKKIDYAYGIAEPLAVYRIRKNSVSRNKYKAMLYVWKVYRDVEKLNMVYSAWLMVNYVINGLRKYAR; translated from the coding sequence ATGATCTCCATAATAACAGCCGCTTACAATTGCGCCGCCTATATTGCCGATACCATCCGCTCGGTACAAAACCAAACGGTTGGTGATTGGGAGATGATTATTATTGATGATAACTCGACGGATGATACGCTGAGCATTATTAAAGCCGAAGCTGCTGCCGATAGCCGGATTAAATATTTGGTTAATGAAAGCAACCTCGGTCCGGCAAAAACCCGCAACCGGGGCATTGAACTGGCGGCGGGTAAATACCTTGCTTTTTTGGATGGGGATGATTTGTGGCTGCCCGGCTTTATCGAAACCTCGTTAAATTTTATGCAGGCGCACAATTATCCTTTTGTTTTTGCCTCGTACAAAAGGGTTGATGAGGAGTTGAATCCTTTGTATACCGATTTTATTGTACCTGAAAAGGTTAATTATCATAGCCTGCTGAAAACCTGCCCTATCTCCTGCCTTACCGCGGTGATGGATATTGAACGCATAGGCAAGTTTTACATGCCCGATATCCAGAAGCGACAAGATTATGGCCTGTGGCTATCTATCCTCAAAAAAATTGATTATGCCTACGGAATTGCCGAGCCGCTGGCCGTATACCGCATCCGCAAAAACTCGGTATCGCGCAATAAATACAAGGCAATGTTGTATGTATGGAAGGTTTACCGCGATGTGGAGAAACTGAATATGGTATACTCGGCCTGGCTGATGGTTAATTATGTGATTAACGGATTAAGAAAATACGCCCGATGA
- a CDS encoding polysaccharide biosynthesis protein has product MLKFLRKARTVPRWIVLFIDLFIASIAFTAACVLIKQIGLVPIDKQEFLMMCEVYLAVTFGVFFLMRIHTGLIRFTNSQDMLRIFIAVLICNVVSGAVYALAFSIKEFTVNKVILLLIINFSIKSSLMIFLRTAVRSMYYYIKYHSSASKKSVLIYATNHNSLLLKQALEASKTGNFYIAGFVEIDNPKINKFIEQRKVYPLAELDRVARRMNVERLIIPDEKLDSQIKQQLIERCLQAGIKISSVPPSDQWFSDESLPRQIKDLKIEDLLSRKPIVINNQKIHGELSGKRILITGAAGSIGSEIMRQVLRFEPAMLILCDQSESPLHDLGLEVEELAPNCTVKLFIADVRNYKRMRAMFKEFRPEIIFHAAAYKHVPLMEDNPAEAIQTNVGGTKNLADLAVYFDADKFVMISTDKAVNPTNIMGASKRIAEIYIQSLNEAITHGRDHLNTVDGLLAAPATANTKFITTRFGNVLGSNGSVIPRFKAQIKKGGPVTVTHPEITRYFMTIPEAVQLVLEAGVTEQGGKIFVFDMGEPVKISDMAKKMIRLAGFTPGAEIEIVYTGLRPGEKLYEELLNNEELTQPTHHEKIKVANVRTYDYKDVVADVEKLLQLVQRDDEEEIVKKMKQMVPEYLSNNSYYQKLDKEPI; this is encoded by the coding sequence ATGCTAAAATTTTTACGGAAGGCGCGTACTGTTCCGCGCTGGATAGTGCTTTTTATTGACCTGTTTATAGCGTCAATCGCTTTCACTGCGGCCTGTGTGCTTATTAAACAAATAGGCCTGGTACCGATAGATAAGCAAGAGTTTTTGATGATGTGCGAAGTTTATCTCGCTGTCACTTTCGGCGTGTTTTTTTTAATGCGCATCCACACCGGGCTTATCAGGTTTACCAATTCGCAGGATATGCTGCGGATTTTTATAGCGGTTTTAATTTGTAATGTGGTATCCGGCGCTGTTTACGCCCTTGCTTTCAGCATTAAAGAGTTTACCGTTAACAAAGTGATCCTGCTGCTTATCATCAATTTCTCTATTAAAAGTTCGCTCATGATTTTTTTGCGTACTGCCGTGCGCAGTATGTACTACTATATCAAGTACCATTCATCCGCCAGTAAAAAATCGGTACTCATCTACGCTACCAATCATAATTCGCTGCTGCTGAAACAAGCGTTGGAGGCCAGCAAAACGGGCAATTTTTATATAGCCGGTTTTGTAGAGATTGATAACCCCAAAATAAACAAGTTTATTGAGCAGCGTAAGGTATACCCCCTTGCCGAACTTGACAGGGTTGCCCGCCGCATGAATGTGGAGCGCCTTATTATCCCCGATGAAAAGCTGGATAGCCAGATTAAGCAGCAACTGATTGAACGCTGCCTGCAGGCCGGTATCAAAATATCATCGGTACCCCCATCAGATCAATGGTTTTCGGACGAGAGCCTGCCGAGGCAAATTAAGGATCTGAAAATTGAAGATCTGTTATCACGCAAGCCTATCGTTATCAATAACCAAAAAATTCATGGCGAACTGAGCGGCAAACGCATCCTGATTACCGGTGCTGCCGGATCAATAGGTTCAGAAATTATGCGCCAGGTGCTGCGCTTTGAGCCTGCCATGCTCATCCTTTGTGATCAATCCGAATCGCCCCTGCATGATTTGGGGCTGGAAGTTGAAGAGCTTGCACCCAACTGTACCGTAAAATTATTTATTGCCGACGTGCGCAACTATAAACGCATGCGGGCAATGTTTAAGGAGTTCAGGCCCGAAATTATATTCCATGCGGCAGCTTACAAGCACGTACCCCTGATGGAGGATAACCCTGCCGAGGCCATCCAGACCAATGTAGGCGGCACCAAAAACCTGGCCGACCTGGCCGTTTATTTCGATGCCGATAAGTTTGTAATGATCTCGACGGATAAGGCGGTTAACCCTACCAATATCATGGGTGCATCAAAACGCATTGCCGAAATTTATATCCAATCGCTTAATGAGGCCATTACCCACGGGCGCGATCATTTAAATACGGTTGATGGTTTATTAGCCGCCCCGGCTACCGCTAACACCAAATTTATCACCACGCGCTTTGGTAATGTTTTGGGTTCCAACGGATCGGTGATCCCGAGGTTTAAGGCGCAGATTAAAAAAGGCGGACCGGTTACCGTAACCCACCCCGAAATAACCCGCTATTTCATGACCATACCCGAGGCTGTGCAACTGGTGCTGGAAGCCGGCGTAACCGAGCAGGGCGGAAAAATATTTGTGTTTGACATGGGCGAACCGGTGAAGATAAGCGACATGGCCAAAAAAATGATCAGGCTGGCAGGCTTCACCCCCGGTGCCGAAATTGAAATTGTATACACCGGTTTAAGGCCTGGCGAAAAGCTGTACGAAGAACTACTGAACAACGAAGAGCTTACCCAACCAACCCATCACGAAAAAATTAAAGTAGCCAACGTACGCACTTACGATTATAAGGATGTAGTGGCCGATGTGGAAAAGCTACTGCAACTGGTGCAACGCGATGACGAGGAGGAGATTGTGAAAAAGATGAAACAAATGGTACCCGAATACCTGAGCAACAACTCATACTACCAAAAACTTGATAAAGAACCTATATAG
- a CDS encoding MraY family glycosyltransferase: MLPYLLITLILIVLINAYFSLSVHYNIFDVPNHRSSHQEITIRGAGIIFPLAVIAGWLFFGDVPVWLMAGLLLISVISFVDDLMPLSAVLRLAVHLAAVSMMLYALDVYNTWPLWMVIAGYIAIIGTINGFNFMDGINGITGIYCSVALITMLYINYFISLFAAWHLIICLLIACLIFLFYNFRKKARCFAGDVGSISIAFILIALTIMLLNKTHNFKYLFLFGVYGTDVVLTIIKRLRLGQNIMQAHRLHLYQLMVHERGYTHRQVALIYGGIQLLVNLFLACTHLHFYVYLLIITACLSALYLILQRNLKLKMA; this comes from the coding sequence ATGCTGCCTTACCTGCTTATAACACTTATTTTAATTGTGCTGATTAATGCCTACTTCAGTCTCTCGGTACACTATAATATTTTTGATGTGCCCAATCACCGCAGCTCGCACCAGGAAATTACCATTCGGGGGGCGGGTATTATTTTTCCGCTGGCTGTTATAGCGGGTTGGTTATTTTTTGGCGATGTGCCGGTATGGTTAATGGCCGGCTTGCTGCTCATTAGCGTAATTAGCTTTGTTGATGATTTAATGCCCCTTAGCGCGGTTTTACGTTTGGCGGTTCATCTGGCAGCGGTTTCGATGATGCTTTATGCGTTGGATGTTTATAACACCTGGCCGTTATGGATGGTTATTGCCGGCTACATTGCCATCATCGGCACCATTAACGGGTTTAATTTTATGGATGGCATTAACGGCATTACCGGCATTTATTGCTCGGTGGCTTTAATCACGATGTTGTACATTAATTATTTTATCAGCCTGTTTGCCGCCTGGCACCTCATAATTTGTTTGCTGATAGCCTGCCTTATTTTCCTGTTTTACAATTTCAGGAAAAAGGCGAGGTGCTTTGCCGGTGATGTAGGCAGTATCAGTATTGCCTTTATACTGATAGCACTCACCATTATGCTGCTTAACAAAACACATAATTTTAAATACCTGTTTTTATTTGGAGTTTATGGTACCGATGTGGTTTTAACCATTATAAAAAGGCTAAGACTTGGGCAAAACATTATGCAGGCGCACCGGCTGCACCTGTACCAGTTGATGGTGCATGAGCGGGGCTACACACACCGGCAAGTGGCCTTAATTTATGGCGGAATACAACTATTAGTTAATTTATTTTTGGCCTGCACACATCTGCATTTCTACGTTTACCTGTTAATTATAACAGCCTGTTTAAGTGCCCTGTATTTAATTTTACAACGCAACCTTAAGTTAAAGATGGCATAA